In Epinephelus fuscoguttatus linkage group LG15, E.fuscoguttatus.final_Chr_v1, a genomic segment contains:
- the LOC125901904 gene encoding proline-rich protein 2-like — translation MDSGPGGPQGNPTGPHLTPPHWQLQRQAPAVVPTWATPPVANRPPAEGQGAPPGCTDDGHPPAPPNPDAQEHRPTRNPPVPPQTATDPKPDPQPIRPAPHRRPHTNGQAHTAQHQNTPCGQHPAPTPGPPTQGRTPGPPEGRKQPPRGDRPRRPRPREHEETPPPQAHRASSPDASAPRGNRPAPQSPTEPGSRPRFKGKKVHLTHA, via the exons ATGGACAGCGGGCCAGGCGGGCCCCAAGGAAACCCAACGGGCCCCCACCTAACCCCGCCCCACTGGCAACTGCAGCGGCAGGCCCCCGCAGTGGTCCCGAcctgggccacaccgcccgtAGCAAATCGGCCCCCAGCAGAAGGGCAAGGCGCACCACCAGGGTGCACGGACGACGGGCACCCCCCAGCCCCCCCGAACCCCGACGCGCAGGAGCACAGACCAACCCGCAACCCGCCAGTACCCCCCCAGACCGCCACAGACCCAAAGCCGGACCCCCAGCCCATCCGACCTGCCCCCCACCGGCGGCCGCACACCAACGGGCAGGCCCACACTGCGCAGCACCAGAACACCCCCTGCGGGCAGCACCCAGCCCCCACGCCAGGCCCCCCAACCCAGGGGAGGACCCCGGGCCCACCCGAG GGGCGGAAACAGCCCCCCAGGGGGGACCGGCCACGCCGCCCCAGGCCCAGGGAGCACGAGGAGACCCCGCCCCCCCAGGCACACAGGGCGAGCAGTCCAGATGCATCCGCCCCCAGGGGAAACCGCCCGGCCCCGCAATCCCCCACAGAGCCAGGGAGCAGGCCCAGATTCAAAGGGAAGAAGGTGCACCTAACACATGCTTAA